From Nicotiana tabacum cultivar K326 chromosome 20, ASM71507v2, whole genome shotgun sequence, one genomic window encodes:
- the LOC107812183 gene encoding uncharacterized protein LOC107812183, with amino-acid sequence MASLTVLLRDSGKWNDEGNYIDFSIEGILIKEYASFNDLVVSISNQLGIDLISKTIKIQYKVEGNCTPIEIHNDMGCRVYVELKKENREFGMYPLCITTIEKDLISGGSLNQGDIVQIDEGVQRYDSDTDDTLALDFVNSGEAIGVFELHKDLIISKTNQKEVMAGKVYKDKDTLKEVMENYAIAQRFQFRVDRSNAVSYALLRISEDCEWRFKASSINKSELFKVREFNDNHTCPLKNKVYEQRQASSSLIGGMIRPKLTNHKRKYTPRDIIDDVKSDLGVDVSYMLAWRAKEKAMNFLRGEPADSYKKLPEYLYTMDMTYPGHILPLAYGVIDSENDVAWTWFFEQFKIAYGERKNMCIVSDRNESIIKSVSRVYPDVPHFACIWHLWNNVYKKFKKSHAKLSEIYFSMAKAYTQAEFDNLIEKVEKVDIRVKEYLELAGYEKWTRLYAPVNMGWTMTSNIAESINVALVSARELPIYDFLEEVRKMFGRCNCSNRKEATQTYTTLGKKYQEMLTLNEEMYDSSCCLKYNRILISSALIAVGIVLVVPSTEYLHTVNDGGRNYTVCLLERKCVCGRFQVDELSCPHAWAVLKSKFLMPEECCSNYYKSNTIVMTYDLPVYPLPDRNDWNIPEHVAEEVVLPPKWKRPPGRPKKKRDKTLSELLQPKNQHSCSICGQGGHNKRTCRNAPRNK; translated from the exons ATGGCAAGTTTAACAGTTTTGTTGCGTGATTCTGGCAAGTGGAACGATGAGGGCAATTACATCGATTTTTCAATTGAGGGAATACTGATAAAGGAGTATGCCTCCTTTAATGATCTGGTTGTTTCAATTTCAAATCAACTGGGTATCGATTTGATCTCCAAGACaattaaaatacaatacaaaGTAGAAGGAAATTGCACACCAATTGAAATACACAATGATATGGGTTGCAGAGTTTATGTAGAATtgaaaaaagagaacagagaatttGGGATGTATCCTTTGTGCATAACAACTATCGAAAAAGATCTTATATCCGGAGGTAGTTTAAATCAAGGCGATATTGTGCAAATAGACGAAGGAGTTCAAAGGTACGATTCCGATACAGATGATACACTGGCTCTAGATTTTGTCAATTCAGGAGAAGCGATTGGAGTGTTCGAACTCCACAAGGATTTGATAAtttcaaaaactaatcaaaagGAGGTTATGGCTGGAAAAGTTTATAAGGATAAGGATACATTGAAAGAGGTGATGGAGAATTATGCTATAGCTCAAAGGTTTCAATTCCGGGTTGATAGGTCTAATGCTGTCAG CTATGCATTATTACGCATTTCAGAAGATTGTGAATGGAGGTTTAAGGCTTCAAGTATTAACAAATCAGAACTATTCAAAGTGAGAGAATTCAATGATAACCATACATGTCCGCTGAAGAACAAGGTGTATGAGCAGCGGCAGGCTAGTAGCAGCCTTATAGGTGGTATGATAAGGCCTAAGCTTACAAACCATAAGAGGAAATACACTCCAAGggatattattgatgatgtgaaatCAGATTTAGGTGTAGATGTTAGCTACATGTTGGCGTGGAGGGctaaagaaaaggcaatgaattTTCTGAGAGGTGAACCGGCTGATTCATACAAAAAATTACCAGAATACTTATATACAATGGATATGACATATCCAG GTCATATATTGCCACTAGCATATGGTGTTATTGATTCAGAGAACGATGTTGCTTGGACAtggttctttgagcaattcaagatagCATACGGTGAAAGGAAAAATATGTGCATCGTTTCAGATAGAAATGAGAGTATCATTAAATCTGTATCGAGAGTGTATCCAGATGTACCGCATTTTGCTTGTATATGGCATCTATGGAACAACGTATATAAGAAATTCAAAAAGAGCCATGCCAAGTTGAGCGAGATATACTTCTCTATGGCAAAAGCATACACACAAGCTGAATTTGACAATCTGATAGAGAAGGTGGAGAAGGTAGATATTAGGGTGAAAGAATACTTAGAGTTAGCTGGTTACGAAAAGTGGACTAGGTTGTATGCACCTGTTAACATGGGATGGACAATGACGTCAAATATTGCTGAGTCAATCAATGTCGCACTAGTTTCAGCAAGGGAATTGCCAATATACGACTTCCTCGAAGAAGTTAGAAAGATGTTTGGACGTTGCAATTGTAGTAACCGCAAAGAAGCTACACAGACATACACGACTCTTGGAAAAAAATACCAGGAGATGCTGACTTTGAATGAGGAAATGTATGACT CATCCTGTTGCCTAAAGTACAACAGAATTCTGATAAGTTCTGCACTAATAGCAGTTGGTATTGTGCTG gtGGTACCATCAACTGAATACTTACATACGGTTAACGATGGTGGGAGGAATTACACAGTCTGCCTGTTAGAGAGAAAATGTGTTTGTGGGAGGTTCCAAGTTGATGAATTGTCGTGCCCACATGCTTGGGCTGTATTGAAGAGCAAGTTTCTAATGCCAGAAGAATGTTGCTCTAACTATTACAAATCAAATACAATTGTAATGACATATGATTTGCCAGTGTACCCGCTACCAGACAGAAATGACTGGAATATACCAGAACATGTTGCAGAGGAGGTTGTACTACCACCCAAATGGAAAAGACCTCCTGGAAGGCCAAAGAAGAAGCGCGATAAAACATTAAGTGAATTGCTGCAGCCGAAaaatcaacattcatgtagcataTGTGGGCAGGGAGGACATAACAAGCGAACGTGTAGAAATGCTCCACGTAATAAATAG